TTAAGTCCATCGGCCCTCCTTAAACACCCGCGCACGAGGAAGCGCGCGGCAAAAGATTTCCTCGCCATTGTACGGAAACGACCCGCGCGGGGCGCGGGTCGAGAAACGTGGGGAGAGGCGAGCGGGGGCCTCAAGACGCGAGACGAAGCGGCTCTCGCTCAGCTTCATCCTCGCCCTCGTGCACATTTTCCCGGCTCTCGCGCGATTCGGTAGCGGCGCGCTTTTCACCTTCACGAAGGGGCCAGGCTTGCACGGGAACACTCGCCCGCATCGATGCCGAGGGGGTGCGGCTCACGGCTTTCGAGGACCCCTTCGTGCGCGAGGGAGCATTGCCCGTGTTCTTCTGCGCCATCACGACGACCGCGATAAGACCCGCGGCGAGCGCGACGGCCACGAGCATAAAGAGGATGACAGGTCCCATGCCCAATATTTTGCCTCATCTTTACTCGGAAAATCGCCATTGTGGCCCGCGAGTCCCAAAGCTGCGTGTGTTTTTCGCGATATAGACGCCCGAGCGTCGCTTCGCGTTAACCGCGATTCACGCGGCGAGCGAAGGGAACCAGATGCCGATTTCCCGGGCGGCCGATTCGGGTGAATCAGAGCCGTGGATGAGGTTCTCAATCACGGGCTTGTCCCATGCACGACCGAGGTCACCGCGAATCGTGCCAGGGGCCGCCTGCGTTGGCTGCGTAGCCCCCATGAGCGAACGCATCCCCGCGATGCATTCATCGCCTGCGACGACGAGTGCGACGAGCGGACCCGAGCTCATGAACTCGAGCATGGGAGGAAAAAACGGCTTGCCCTCGTGCTCAGCGTAGTGCGCCGTGAGTTCCTCGTGGCTTGCGGTGCGTTGATCGAGCGCGAGGATGGTGTAACCCTTTTGCTCGATGCGACGAATGATTTCGCCGCGCAACTGACGCTTCACGGCATCGGGCTTGAGAAGAATGAGCGTGCGTTCTTGTGTCATGCCTCTCACCTTAGCGTGCGGCGGCATCATCTCCCAGAACACGGCGATCGATCGCGTCCTTCTCGCGGTCGAGCTGGCGCCCCTTGACCACACCGAGCCAGTAGAGCACCGCGAAGAATGCGCCAACGACGTACATGGCGGGCACGAAGAGTCCAAAAAGGATGAGCGGCGCTTGGAGCGCGAGGCCGAACCAGTAGGGCCAGGCCTGGCCCTTCGAGAGCAAGCGCGCCGCGAGAATGAACACGACGAGCAGCACGAGGGCAAGAATCCAACTCACGAGACGTGTGTCCGGCGCGAGGCCGTGAGCGACGAGACCACCGAAAAGCGCCACGAAGGCTTCGCAGGCAAGAATCGTCGCGCACAGCATGCGCTGCGCGCCCGACTTGCGGGTGGAGGGGGTGATGTCCACGTTCCTCACTCCCCCACCCTGCCAAGAAGCTGGCGCACTTCAGCCGCGAGCGTGATCGAGCCTGTGGCCACGATGCCCGAGAAATCATCCCCGCCCTGTTCGGCAGCGTCCACCGCTGTTTGGATCGCATCGGGCAGGCTCGCGCATTCGATCACGCGGTCCTCATCTCCGAAAATGTCTCGTGCTTCCATCGCCAGCAGATCCGTGGGGATCGCACGCGGCGAAGTGCTCTCGGTGATCACGACGATGTCCAAGAGTGGTTCGAGGATCGCGAGGATTTCGCTCGCGTCTTTCTCCTTGAGGATGCCCACGATGCCCACGGTGCGCGTGAACCGGAAGCTCTCGCGTACCGTTTCAACGAGCACTTCGGCACCTGCGGGGTTATGCGCGGCGTCAACGAGGATCGTGGGTGCCTGGCGCACGACTTCGGCGCGGCCCGGGGAGGTCACGCGCTCGAGTCCCGCGCGCACGAGTTCACCATCGAGCGGGGCATCGCCGCCGGTGAGAATCGCTTCCGCCGCGGCGATCGCGAGAAGAGCGTTGTGGGCCTGATGAGCGCCGAGAAGCGGAACGAAGATCTCTTCGTAGCGCGCGGCGATGGACTGCACGGCGATCACCTGCCCGCCGACCGCGGGGACGCGATCAATGACGCCAATCTGCTCCCCCTCGATTGCGGCGGTCACGCCGAGTTCGGCGCAGCGGTCTTTAAGGACGTCGAGCGCGCCGGGGAATTGCTGCGCCGCGATGATCGCGAGTGCACCCTCTTTAAGGATCCCGGCTTTCTCCCCTGCGATCTCCTCGATCGTGTCACCGAGGTAGTCCTGGTGGTCGAGGGCGATGGGGGTAATGACGGTGACATCGGGGTCGATGACGTTGGTCGCGTCCCACCGGCCACCGAGTCCGACTTCCACGATGGCAACATCCACGGGAGCGCTCGCGAACGCCTGAAACTGCATCGCCGTGAGGTACTCGAACATGCTGATTCGCACGCCCGTTTCCGCATACTCGCGATCGACTGCCTCGGCGAACGGGAGCACGTCCTCGTAGGCCTGCACGAATCCTTCTTCGCTTATGGGTGCGCCATCGAGCGCGATGCGCTCCGTGGGGGTGTGCATGTGGGGGCTCGTGAGGCGGCCCGTGCGAAGTCCCGCCTCGATAAGGAGGGCCTCGGCGATGCGTGCCGTAGAGGTTTTGCCGTTCGTACCGGCGATGTGGAGCGTGCGATAGGCGCGCTCGGGGTGCCCCATGAGTTCGAGGAGACGTTCGATGCGGGTAAGACTCGGTTCGATCTCGTTTTCGGGGGCGCGCGATTGAAGGTCTGCCCACACCTTCGTGAATGCCTCACTGTGCTCGATGCCGCTGGGCCGTGCCATGGACTGCTTCACTCTGCCTTTCGCGCCGGTGGTTCGTGGCCTTCAGTGTAGTGGCATACGCCCTCGGCGCGGGCGTGGGCGG
The window above is part of the Dermabacter vaginalis genome. Proteins encoded here:
- the ndk gene encoding nucleoside-diphosphate kinase produces the protein MTQERTLILLKPDAVKRQLRGEIIRRIEQKGYTILALDQRTASHEELTAHYAEHEGKPFFPPMLEFMSSGPLVALVVAGDECIAGMRSLMGATQPTQAAPGTIRGDLGRAWDKPVIENLIHGSDSPESAAREIGIWFPSLAA
- a CDS encoding DUF4233 domain-containing protein, whose translation is MDITPSTRKSGAQRMLCATILACEAFVALFGGLVAHGLAPDTRLVSWILALVLLVVFILAARLLSKGQAWPYWFGLALQAPLILFGLFVPAMYVVGAFFAVLYWLGVVKGRQLDREKDAIDRRVLGDDAAAR
- a CDS encoding bifunctional folylpolyglutamate synthase/dihydrofolate synthase, whose protein sequence is MARPSGIEHSEAFTKVWADLQSRAPENEIEPSLTRIERLLELMGHPERAYRTLHIAGTNGKTSTARIAEALLIEAGLRTGRLTSPHMHTPTERIALDGAPISEEGFVQAYEDVLPFAEAVDREYAETGVRISMFEYLTAMQFQAFASAPVDVAIVEVGLGGRWDATNVIDPDVTVITPIALDHQDYLGDTIEEIAGEKAGILKEGALAIIAAQQFPGALDVLKDRCAELGVTAAIEGEQIGVIDRVPAVGGQVIAVQSIAARYEEIFVPLLGAHQAHNALLAIAAAEAILTGGDAPLDGELVRAGLERVTSPGRAEVVRQAPTILVDAAHNPAGAEVLVETVRESFRFTRTVGIVGILKEKDASEILAILEPLLDIVVITESTSPRAIPTDLLAMEARDIFGDEDRVIECASLPDAIQTAVDAAEQGGDDFSGIVATGSITLAAEVRQLLGRVGE